CGCCGACGCCGCGGATGAAGATCTTGGCCTGGTTGAAGTCGCTGCCGAAGTTCACCGCCGGAACGATGGTCTGCAGATCCTGGAGGTTGTTGACCTGGTTGCCGACCAGCCGATCGGACCCCACCGCGGTCACCGCGATCGACACGTCCTGGATCGACTGCGAACGCCGCGAGGCGGTGACGATGATGTCGGCCGGGGCCGCATCGCCGGTCGTCGCTTCCTCGGTGGTGGCGGGCGCAGGGGCGGGCTGCGGCGCGGTCGGCTCGGTGGTCTGGGCCCACGCGCCGGTGGAGGCGAGCAAGGCCGCCAAGGTCCCGATGGTGATCTTCATAACGCTTCTCCCCTATGTTCCTCAAGCGCGTGATCGTCCGCGTGAGGGTCGCCACCCCCGCGCGCTACAATGACCTCAAGCAGCCTCGGCCCGGCACCCGCAAACAACGCGGTCAGTGCACGGTCGAGATCACCTGGATCCGAAACGCATTCTCCCGGCACGCCCTGCGCCTTGGCGAGGGCGACGAAATCGATTCCGGGCATCTTGCTGCCCACCGCTTCCAGTCCGAACAGCGCTCCGAACTGGTCGAGTGCCGCATAGCCCCCGTTGTTGACGATGACGAAGCGGACGTCGGCTGTATAGTGGCCTGCAGACCATATGCCCTGGATCGCATACATTGCCGATCCGTCGCCCAGCAGGCACAGCACCGGCCGATCGGGCCGGGCAAGCGCCACGCCGACCGCGGCCGGCAAGGCATGGCCAAGACCGCCGCTGGCGCAGGTGTGGAATTCGTCGCCGGCCAGCATCGGCAGGTGGTCGTGCATCGGCCCGCGCGTGCTGGGTGCTTCCTCGACGACCGCAATGCCGGCCGGGCGAAGCGCCGCCAGCCGGCTCATCAGCAATGTGTCGGTGAGGACGTTGGGAGGCGGGGGCGCCGGTTGGTCGCGGCGGACGCTCGATCCTTGCGGACGCGCAGGGGCCAGGCCGGCAAGGGCGTTCAGCGCGTGGGCAAGGTCGGCGACGATCGCTATTCCCTCTGGCACCCGGGCGGCCTCCGCCGGATCATCGCCGATCTGGATCAGCGCCGCACCCGGCGGGACGAATGGGCCGCTGCCTTCGACATGGTAAGTGAACACCGGCGCGCCGAGGACCAGGATGCAGTCCGCTCCGTCCAGCCGCTGGACGATCGCTTCGCGCGACGCGGGCAGGAAGCCCCGGAACAGCCGATGATCCTCGGGAAACGGATTGCGGGCGGCCATCGGGGCGATCCAAACATCGGCGTCAATCCGCTCGGCCAGCGCGAGCAGGTTGTCGCGGGCGCTGTTGCTGGCCACTCCAGTGCCGGCGACGATGGCGATCCTGGAAGCCTTGGCGATCGTGGCCGCCGCCTCCGCCATGGCTTGGGGATCGGGCGCCGCCTTGGCGCTGAGGCGGGTGACCGCGACCGGCTGCGCCGGCTGCTCCCAATCGTCGATCGGGATCGAGACGAAGGTCGGTCCGCGCGGCGCCTGCATGGCGATTTGATAGGCCTGCGCGATCGCCTGTGGCACGTCCTGCGCACGGGCGGGCTCAATCGCCCATTTGACGAACGGCCGCGGCAATTCGGTCGCACGCTCGGCATGGAGGAATGGGGCGTAGGGCAGCATCGAGCGGGCCTGTTGACCGGCGGTGATGACCAGGGGCGTGCCGTTGCGGTAGGCGGTGAACAGATTGCCCATCGCATGGCCGACGCCAGCCGAGCTGTGCAGGTTGACCAGCGCTGCCGCGCCGCTCGCTTGCGCGAAGCCGTCGGCCATCGCCACAACGACCGATTCCTGCAGGCCGAGGATGTAGCGGAAGCCCTCCGGAAAATCGCGGAACATCGGTAGTTCGGTCGAGCCGGGATTACCGAAGATGGTTGTCATCCCGAACCGTTCGAGCAGCTCCATCACCGCCTGGCGCACGGCGTATCCGACATGCGTTTCGGTCCGGCCGACGTGGAGCCCGTCCAGACTCATCGCGAGGCCAGGTCCGCGCCTTCGCGCAGCGCGCGCAGCTTCTTCCAGGTGACGGCGGGGTCGATCTTGCCATAGCCTGCGAAGGTGCCGAACCCACAGTCGGTACTGGCGACCACCCGATCCGCTCCGACGATGCCGATGAACCGCTCCAGCCGCTGCGCGATCAGTTCAGGATGCTCGAGGTAATTGGAGCAGGTGTCGATCAGCCCCGGCGCGAGCACCTTGTGATCGGGGATCCGGGCATCCCGCCATACCGTCCACTCATGCTCGTGGCGCGGGTTGGCGGCTTCGAACAGGATGGTCGCAGGGCGGGCCCTGAGGATGGTGTCCATGATCCTTTCGACCGGAATGTCATGGTCGTGCGGGCCTTCGTAATTGCCCCAGCAGACATGCATCCGCATCTTCTCGGGCGCGATGTTAGCGGTGGCGGCATTGAGCGCTTCGACATTGGCTTCGATCGTCGCGAGGAAGCCCCTCTCGTCCATCTCCTGGTAGCCGGTGTGCCGCGACATGGCGAGGTCGGGGCAGTCGAGCTGAAGCTCCAGCCCGGCGGCGACGATCGCTTCATATTCAGGCCGCATCGCATCGACCAGCGCCGCCAGATACTGCTCGTGCGTCTTGTAGAAATGGTTGGGCTGGAAGGCGGTGATGAGGCCGGGCGAGGCCGAGTTCATGAAGGCCCGCGTGCCCCTACCAAACCGGTCCAGCGATGACTTGAACCGCCGAATGTCGTCGTGCAACGGCTGCAGATCGACCAGGGTCACCTCGCCGATGCACGCGGCGCGCGTGAACTCCTGCGTGCCCATGATCGCGGCCAGCCGCGTGCGCAGTTCGGGAAGCGGCGCGAGGTCGAGCGCGGGCTTGCGTTCGACATGCCCGCCGAAGCCCGACAGGCGTTCGATCATGTAGGTCGAATAGCCGACCTTGCCGAGCTCGCCGTCGCTGACGATCGTCACCCCGGCCGCGACCTGAGCCTGCACCGCCTCGTCGACCGCCGCCTGCACGACCCGGTCGAAGGCATCGGCATCGTAGGCCTCCCCCGCGTCGCGCGCGAGCAGCAGGGGGGTCAGCGTATCGCCGCGCGGCAGGCTGCCGACATGGGTGGTGGCGATGGTCACCATCCGTTCGCCTCGAAAGCGACGGCGTTGATCACGTGCGCCTGGGTATATTCGTGCAGCCCCGCCTCGCCAAGCTCGCTGCCGATGCCCGACATCTTGGCGCCGCGAAACGGGATGTTGGCGTCGATCGCGAGATACTGATTGACCCACACGGTGCCGCTGTTGACCTGCCGCGCAACGGACGTCGCCCGTTCGAGGTCGCGTCCCCAGACCGAGCCGCCAAGCCCATGCTCGCTATCGTTGGTGCGTGCGATCACTTCTTCGATCGAATCGTAGCGCATCACCGGAAGGACCGGCCCGAACTGCTCCTCGCGGACCAGAGGAGCGTCGTCGGCGAGGTCGCGGACGATGGTCGGCGGGATGAAATAGCCCGGTCGGTCAAGCGGTGCGCCGCCGGCCAAGATCGTGCCATTGGCGCGGGCATGGTCGAGCAGAGCGCGGATCTTGTCGAACTGCATGCGGTTCTGGACCGGGCCGATCTGCGCGCCCTGCCGGGTGCCGTCGTCGACCACCGCCTCGCTGGCCAGCCGCGCGAGTTCGTCACAGAAGGCGTCGTACATGGCTGTGGGGACATAGGCGCGCTTGATCGCCACGCAGATCTGCCCGGCATTGGCCATTGCCCCGCCATAGATCTTGCGTGCGGCCTCGACCGGATCAACGTCGTCGAGGACGATTGCAGCGTCGTTGCCGCCTAGCTCCAGTGTCATCCGCTTCAGCCCCGCGGCGCCGCTCTGCATCACCTTGATGCCCGTCGCGGTGGAACCGGTGAAGGCGACCTTGGCGACGTCGGGATGAGCGGTCAGCGCCGCGCCCAGGTCGTTCTCGTCGCAGATGATGTTGAGCACGCCCGGCGGCAGGATGTCGCGGGCGATCTCGCCGATCAGCAGCGTCGTCAGCGGCGTGGTCGGCGCGGGCTTGGCGACCATTGTATTGCCGGTGACAAGCGCGGGGCCGAGCTTGTTCATCAGCAGGATCATCGGGAAATTCCACGGCATGATCGCCGCGACGACGCCGAGCGGGGTGCGATGCTCGGTCACCTGGTTGCCGCCCTCGTCGCGCAGCACCCGGTCTTCGATCCGCATCGCCGCGAAGGCGCGCAGCACGAAGGTCGAGCCCATCGCCTCGTACATCGCCTGGTCGAGCGGCTTGCCCTGCTCGGCGGTGAGCAGGCTGGCGATCTCGCTGGCGCGGGCTTCGATCGCATTGGCCAGTTTGACGACTAGAGCCGCCCGCTCCTCGGCCGGCCGTGTCGCCCACGCCGGGAAGGCCGCCTTGGCCGCCGCGACTGCCTGGTTCAGCACCGCTTCGTCGGCCTTGGGGCAGCGCGCGAACGGCTCCCCCGTTGCCGGATTGACGACGTCGAACGATCCCGCCCCGGGGTGGGGCTGGCCGTCGATGAGCATGCTGAACTGGCGGTCGGTCATATTGCTACCTTCGTTCAGGCGGGCTGCCGGGTCCGCCAGCTGTCAGCGTAGCTGTCGCGCGCCACTTCGGAATAGGGCACCGAGGCCACCGTCGCTCGGATCTCGGTCTGGACGTGGCGCTCGACCGTCGGCTTGCGGGTGCCGCCGT
Above is a window of Sphingomonas glaciei DNA encoding:
- the mdlC gene encoding benzoylformate decarboxylase, which produces MSLDGLHVGRTETHVGYAVRQAVMELLERFGMTTIFGNPGSTELPMFRDFPEGFRYILGLQESVVVAMADGFAQASGAAALVNLHSSAGVGHAMGNLFTAYRNGTPLVITAGQQARSMLPYAPFLHAERATELPRPFVKWAIEPARAQDVPQAIAQAYQIAMQAPRGPTFVSIPIDDWEQPAQPVAVTRLSAKAAPDPQAMAEAAATIAKASRIAIVAGTGVASNSARDNLLALAERIDADVWIAPMAARNPFPEDHRLFRGFLPASREAIVQRLDGADCILVLGAPVFTYHVEGSGPFVPPGAALIQIGDDPAEAARVPEGIAIVADLAHALNALAGLAPARPQGSSVRRDQPAPPPPNVLTDTLLMSRLAALRPAGIAVVEEAPSTRGPMHDHLPMLAGDEFHTCASGGLGHALPAAVGVALARPDRPVLCLLGDGSAMYAIQGIWSAGHYTADVRFVIVNNGGYAALDQFGALFGLEAVGSKMPGIDFVALAKAQGVPGECVSDPGDLDRALTALFAGAGPRLLEVIVARGGGDPHADDHALEEHRGEAL
- a CDS encoding cobalamin-independent methionine synthase II family protein, translated to MTIATTHVGSLPRGDTLTPLLLARDAGEAYDADAFDRVVQAAVDEAVQAQVAAGVTIVSDGELGKVGYSTYMIERLSGFGGHVERKPALDLAPLPELRTRLAAIMGTQEFTRAACIGEVTLVDLQPLHDDIRRFKSSLDRFGRGTRAFMNSASPGLITAFQPNHFYKTHEQYLAALVDAMRPEYEAIVAAGLELQLDCPDLAMSRHTGYQEMDERGFLATIEANVEALNAATANIAPEKMRMHVCWGNYEGPHDHDIPVERIMDTILRARPATILFEAANPRHEHEWTVWRDARIPDHKVLAPGLIDTCSNYLEHPELIAQRLERFIGIVGADRVVASTDCGFGTFAGYGKIDPAVTWKKLRALREGADLASR
- a CDS encoding aldehyde dehydrogenase family protein, giving the protein MTDRQFSMLIDGQPHPGAGSFDVVNPATGEPFARCPKADEAVLNQAVAAAKAAFPAWATRPAEERAALVVKLANAIEARASEIASLLTAEQGKPLDQAMYEAMGSTFVLRAFAAMRIEDRVLRDEGGNQVTEHRTPLGVVAAIMPWNFPMILLMNKLGPALVTGNTMVAKPAPTTPLTTLLIGEIARDILPPGVLNIICDENDLGAALTAHPDVAKVAFTGSTATGIKVMQSGAAGLKRMTLELGGNDAAIVLDDVDPVEAARKIYGGAMANAGQICVAIKRAYVPTAMYDAFCDELARLASEAVVDDGTRQGAQIGPVQNRMQFDKIRALLDHARANGTILAGGAPLDRPGYFIPPTIVRDLADDAPLVREEQFGPVLPVMRYDSIEEVIARTNDSEHGLGGSVWGRDLERATSVARQVNSGTVWVNQYLAIDANIPFRGAKMSGIGSELGEAGLHEYTQAHVINAVAFEANGW